One region of Catenuloplanes indicus genomic DNA includes:
- a CDS encoding glycoside hydrolase family 13 protein: protein MNTHKGSEWWRHAVIYQVYPRSWADSDGDGLGDLPGITGRLDHLVELGVDALWLSPFYPSPQADAGYDVADYRNVDPIFGQLEDADKLIAEAHARGLKLIVDLVPNHTSSAHEWFQEALASEPGSPARDRYVFRDGKGANGDEPPNDWSAVFGGSAWQRITELDGTPGQWYLHLFDPAQPDLNWDNPEIRADFVKTLRFWLDRGVDGFRVDVAHGLIKQRDLANWHYPIGGATGDGVEGRRAPMWDQDEVHEVYREWRQVLDSYEGERILVAEAWVQPAERLAAYVRPDEMHQAFNFEYLEAHWSADAQRSVISRSLAANGAVGAPTTWVLSNHDVLRHASRLGLPIGTPRPDGIGIGDPQPDPVLGLRRGRAATLLMLSLPGGAYLYQGEELGLPEHMTMPDEARQDPTWERSGHERRGRDGCRVPIPWEADAPSYGFGPSDASWLPQPELWAEYALDRQRDVPGSTYELYREALRRRRELGLGSGDLTWDADAGDAVLSFVNGGVRVLTNFGPDDAVLPDGAEVILTSHPLETPGRVPSDVTVWLRA, encoded by the coding sequence CTGAACACGCACAAGGGCAGCGAGTGGTGGCGGCACGCCGTGATCTACCAGGTCTACCCACGGTCCTGGGCGGACAGCGACGGCGACGGCCTCGGTGATCTGCCCGGCATCACCGGCCGGCTGGACCACCTGGTGGAGCTGGGCGTGGACGCGCTCTGGCTGTCTCCGTTCTACCCGTCCCCGCAGGCGGATGCCGGGTACGACGTGGCCGACTACCGCAACGTCGACCCGATCTTCGGGCAGCTGGAGGACGCGGACAAGCTGATCGCCGAGGCGCACGCGCGCGGCCTGAAGCTGATCGTCGACCTGGTGCCGAACCACACGTCCAGTGCGCACGAGTGGTTCCAGGAGGCGCTGGCGTCGGAGCCGGGCAGCCCGGCCCGCGACCGGTACGTCTTCCGGGACGGCAAGGGCGCGAACGGCGACGAGCCGCCGAACGACTGGAGCGCGGTCTTCGGCGGTTCGGCGTGGCAGCGGATCACCGAGCTGGACGGCACGCCCGGCCAGTGGTACCTGCACCTGTTCGATCCCGCTCAGCCGGACCTGAACTGGGACAACCCGGAGATCCGGGCGGACTTCGTGAAGACGCTGCGGTTCTGGCTCGACCGCGGCGTGGACGGGTTCCGGGTGGACGTGGCGCACGGCCTGATCAAGCAGCGCGACCTGGCGAACTGGCACTACCCGATCGGCGGTGCGACCGGCGACGGCGTCGAGGGGCGCCGGGCGCCGATGTGGGACCAGGACGAGGTGCACGAGGTCTACCGCGAGTGGCGTCAGGTGCTCGACTCGTACGAGGGTGAGCGGATCCTGGTCGCGGAGGCGTGGGTGCAGCCGGCCGAGCGGCTCGCCGCCTACGTGCGCCCGGACGAGATGCACCAGGCATTCAACTTCGAGTACCTGGAGGCGCACTGGTCCGCGGACGCGCAGCGATCGGTGATCAGCCGCTCGCTGGCCGCGAACGGCGCGGTGGGCGCGCCGACCACCTGGGTGCTCTCCAACCACGACGTGCTGCGGCACGCGTCCCGGCTGGGCCTGCCGATCGGCACGCCGCGGCCGGACGGCATCGGCATCGGCGACCCGCAGCCGGACCCGGTGCTCGGCCTGCGCCGCGGCCGGGCGGCCACGCTGCTGATGCTGAGCCTGCCCGGCGGCGCCTACCTCTACCAGGGTGAGGAGCTGGGCCTGCCGGAGCACATGACGATGCCGGACGAGGCGCGGCAGGACCCGACGTGGGAGCGGTCCGGGCACGAGCGCCGCGGCCGGGACGGCTGCCGGGTGCCGATCCCGTGGGAGGCGGACGCGCCGTCGTACGGCTTCGGGCCGTCGGACGCCAGCTGGCTGCCGCAGCCGGAGCTGTGGGCGGAGTACGCGCTGGATCGGCAGCGCGACGTGCCGGGGAGCACCTACGAGCTGTACCGGGAGGCGCTGCGCCGACGTCGCGAACTCGGCCTGGGCAGCGGCGACCTGACCTGGGACGCGGACGCGGGCGACGCGGTGCTGTCGTTCGTCAACGGCGGCGTACGGGTGCTGACCAACTTCGGGCCGGACGACGCGGTACTGCCGGACGGCGCGGAGGTCATCCTGACCAGCCATCCGCTGGAGACGCCGGGCCGGGTGCCGTCCGACGTGACGGTCTGGCTGCGCGCGTAA
- a CDS encoding MFS transporter, whose amino-acid sequence MRGGGGRVHRSYSVVVFVVLASLDNVVIGVAPPLYGRIGDGLEVSRGAIAGVISVTYLVSAVASVAWAYSGDRTDRKRLLMSGTLVWAAGTAGSALSGNFPMFVIAQLIAAAGLGAVSSVGFSVVTDLITPRRRGLVMAFFGLAQGVGSLTGTLLGGLLGNADWRRPFAVLTVAGLVATVAYLFTYDIRRGESEPELAGTADYDYRISRADLPRIWRNRSNVWLVAQGLTAQVAFGSLVWLPVLFTERARNQGYDDSTAVVVGTIFTTLFQLGGALSIIGGVIGDRLQRRTPRGRALVAAVGVLGALPFYAILFYVPMRITVPHGGSSGEVVAAVLSSVVTEPTVALSLVTAFTALAFTSANSPNWFALIGDVNLPEHRGTVYSIGNLVNSLGRAGGNALIGVAARALAGAFPPPLNYAAGLALFQLFFVPTGVMYYLASRTAPGDIADVHATLLARAATPKDQQPSEGTAAASA is encoded by the coding sequence ATGAGGGGCGGCGGCGGGCGGGTGCACCGCTCGTACAGCGTGGTGGTCTTCGTCGTGCTCGCCTCGCTGGACAACGTGGTCATCGGCGTCGCGCCGCCGCTCTACGGGCGGATCGGCGACGGGCTCGAGGTCAGCCGCGGCGCGATCGCCGGCGTCATCTCGGTGACCTATCTGGTCAGCGCGGTCGCGTCGGTCGCCTGGGCGTACAGCGGGGACCGCACCGACCGCAAGCGGCTGCTGATGTCCGGCACGCTGGTCTGGGCCGCCGGGACCGCCGGCTCCGCGCTGTCCGGCAACTTCCCGATGTTCGTGATCGCCCAGCTGATCGCGGCGGCCGGGCTCGGCGCGGTCTCCTCGGTCGGCTTCTCCGTGGTCACCGACCTGATCACGCCGCGCCGCCGCGGCCTGGTGATGGCGTTCTTCGGGCTGGCCCAGGGCGTCGGCTCGCTCACCGGCACGCTGCTCGGCGGCCTGCTCGGCAACGCGGACTGGCGCCGCCCGTTCGCGGTGCTGACCGTGGCCGGGCTGGTCGCCACCGTGGCGTACCTGTTCACCTACGACATCCGGCGCGGCGAGTCGGAGCCGGAACTGGCCGGCACCGCGGACTACGACTACCGGATCTCCCGCGCCGACCTGCCGCGCATCTGGCGCAACCGGTCCAACGTCTGGCTGGTCGCGCAGGGGCTCACCGCGCAGGTCGCGTTCGGCTCGCTGGTCTGGCTGCCGGTGCTGTTCACCGAGCGGGCCCGGAACCAGGGGTACGACGACTCCACCGCGGTCGTGGTCGGCACGATCTTCACCACGCTGTTCCAGCTCGGCGGCGCGCTGTCGATCATCGGCGGCGTGATCGGCGACCGCCTTCAGCGGCGCACCCCGCGGGGCCGGGCGCTGGTCGCGGCCGTGGGTGTGCTCGGCGCGCTGCCGTTCTACGCGATCCTGTTCTACGTACCGATGCGGATCACCGTGCCGCACGGCGGCTCCAGCGGCGAGGTGGTCGCGGCGGTGCTGTCCAGCGTGGTCACCGAGCCGACCGTCGCGCTGAGCCTGGTCACCGCGTTCACCGCGCTCGCGTTCACGTCCGCGAACTCGCCGAACTGGTTCGCGTTGATCGGCGACGTCAACCTGCCGGAGCACCGGGGCACGGTGTACTCGATCGGCAACCTGGTCAACAGCCTCGGCCGGGCCGGCGGCAACGCGCTGATCGGCGTGGCCGCGAGGGCGCTGGCCGGCGCGTTCCCGCCGCCGCTGAACTACGCGGCCGGGCTCGCGCTGTTCCAGCTGTTCTTCGTGCCCACCGGTGTCATGTACTACCTGGCCTCACGCACCGCGCCGGGGGACATCGCGGACGTGCACGCCACGCTGCTCGCCCGGGCCGCGACACCGAAAGATCAACAACCGTCCGAGGGTACGGCCGCCGCCTCGGCCTGA
- a CDS encoding GNAT family N-acetyltransferase translates to MHPTVTKADTSDVLWATDLITHSLESQAPAVWLVPPRARRHAVLSTAIRASLDAALALGEVLCTPDRTGVAVWLPHHGDPWPALPARYDARMDAVTAEFGARFHQLATLLAAHHPAEPHHHLLFMAVEPNRRGEGLGSALLHAHHARLDAAGIPAYLVSGNPAARDLYARHGYRSSAPILLPDGAAFWPMWRPSHSAGARA, encoded by the coding sequence GTGCATCCGACAGTCACGAAGGCCGATACGTCCGACGTGCTCTGGGCGACCGACCTGATAACCCATTCGCTGGAGAGCCAGGCGCCCGCGGTGTGGCTGGTCCCGCCGCGCGCCCGCCGCCACGCGGTCCTCTCCACCGCGATCCGCGCCTCGCTGGACGCGGCGCTGGCGCTCGGCGAGGTGCTGTGCACACCGGACCGGACCGGCGTCGCGGTCTGGCTGCCGCATCACGGCGACCCGTGGCCCGCGCTGCCGGCGCGGTACGACGCCCGGATGGACGCGGTCACCGCGGAGTTCGGCGCCCGCTTCCACCAGCTCGCCACGCTGCTCGCCGCGCATCACCCGGCCGAGCCGCACCACCACCTGCTGTTCATGGCCGTGGAGCCGAACCGGCGCGGTGAGGGACTGGGCAGCGCGCTGCTCCACGCGCACCACGCACGGCTGGACGCGGCCGGCATCCCCGCCTACCTGGTCTCCGGCAATCCCGCCGCGCGCGACCTCTACGCCCGGCACGGCTACCGGTCGTCCGCGCCGATCCTGCTGCCGGACGGCGCCGCGTTCTGGCCGATGTGGCGGCCGAGCCACAGCGCCGGGGCCCGCGCCTGA
- a CDS encoding helix-turn-helix domain-containing protein: MGTHPTVRRRRLASELRRLREAADLTIEQAAAEAKVSKSTLSRIETAQIRVQPRTVGTLLRVYGVSSEVRGALMQLARDAREHGWWVDYSGSMPPWFAGYVAFEDEASGFQIVDIQLVTGLLQTPDYARAVIAAEFPEDSPERIDERVELRLARQAVLRRETPPKLWLILDESVTERVIGGPDVMAAQLRHLVDTSQLPNVTIQVLPFGQGPYAGMGVGFTIMEFANPGDPTVVYLENLSGALLLDSPEHVATHATAYDHMRAIALSPVDSVKLLSVKADAFAPR, translated from the coding sequence ATGGGAACCCATCCGACGGTGCGGCGGCGCCGGCTCGCATCCGAGCTGCGGCGGCTGCGGGAGGCGGCGGACCTGACCATAGAGCAGGCCGCTGCCGAGGCGAAGGTCAGCAAGTCCACGCTGTCCCGGATCGAGACGGCACAGATCCGGGTCCAGCCGCGCACGGTCGGCACGCTGCTGCGCGTCTACGGCGTCTCGTCGGAGGTGCGCGGCGCGCTGATGCAACTGGCCCGGGACGCGCGCGAGCACGGCTGGTGGGTGGACTACTCCGGTTCGATGCCGCCGTGGTTCGCGGGGTACGTGGCGTTCGAGGACGAGGCGTCCGGCTTCCAGATCGTCGACATCCAGCTGGTGACCGGCCTGCTGCAGACGCCGGACTACGCGCGGGCCGTGATAGCGGCGGAGTTCCCGGAGGACTCGCCGGAACGCATCGACGAGCGGGTGGAGTTGCGGCTGGCGCGTCAAGCCGTGCTGCGCCGGGAGACGCCGCCGAAACTGTGGCTGATCCTGGACGAGTCCGTGACGGAGCGCGTCATCGGCGGGCCGGACGTGATGGCGGCCCAGCTTCGGCATCTGGTGGACACCAGCCAGTTACCGAACGTCACCATCCAGGTCCTACCGTTCGGGCAGGGGCCTTATGCCGGGATGGGGGTGGGTTTTACCATTATGGAATTCGCCAACCCCGGCGATCCCACCGTGGTCTACCTGGAAAATCTCTCCGGGGCGTTGCTTTTGGACAGTCCTGAGCACGTGGCCACGCATGCCACCGCATATGACCATATGCGGGCGATTGCGCTCTCCCCGGTGGACAGCGTTAAACTACTAAGCGTGAAGGCGGACGCGTTCGCTCCCAGGTGA
- a CDS encoding DUF397 domain-containing protein, translated as MVAPNPSEVTWRKSSRSNGQGQCVEFARLGDAVVGVRDSKDVQGPTLTFAPASWRTFLSSDLIQR; from the coding sequence ATGGTTGCGCCGAATCCGTCCGAGGTCACGTGGCGCAAGAGCAGCCGCAGTAATGGCCAGGGACAGTGCGTGGAGTTCGCCCGGCTCGGCGACGCCGTCGTCGGGGTGCGCGACTCCAAGGACGTGCAGGGACCGACGCTGACGTTCGCCCCGGCAAGCTGGCGGACCTTCCTGTCCAGCGACCTCATCCAGCGATAA
- the xylB gene encoding xylulokinase, producing MPLVAGVDSSTQSCKVVIRDADTGALVREGRAAHPDGTEVHPDAWWSALNEAAEQAGGLDDVTAISVGGQQHGMVALDEHGEVVRPALLWNDTRSAQAAVDLIDELGGAQQWTDAVGLVPVASFTVTKVRWLARHEPENAVRTAAVCLPHDWLTWKLAGAPGLDALYTDRSDASGTGYWSAATNEYRLDLLERALGKPAIVPAVLGPTGTAGHRGDALLGPGAGDNAAAAFGAGAQPGDVIVSIGTSGTVFSVADVPANDPSGIVAGFADVTGRFLPLVCTLNAARVLTTAATMLGVDVDKLSDLALGAPAGADGLVLVPYLEGERTPNKPHASGAVHGLTLRTGTPGHLARAAVEGMLCALADGLDALVAQGATVNRVILVGGGARSEAVRRIAPAVFGLPVVVPPPGEYVADGAARQAAWVATGRAPEWAVTDTQEYGGTPVPAIREQYAAARELTVDRH from the coding sequence ATGCCTCTCGTCGCCGGGGTCGACTCCTCGACCCAGTCATGCAAGGTCGTGATCCGGGACGCGGACACCGGCGCGCTCGTCCGGGAGGGCCGTGCGGCCCACCCGGACGGCACCGAGGTGCACCCGGACGCGTGGTGGAGCGCGCTGAACGAGGCGGCGGAGCAGGCCGGTGGCCTGGACGATGTCACGGCCATCAGCGTCGGCGGCCAGCAGCACGGCATGGTCGCGCTCGACGAGCACGGGGAGGTGGTCCGTCCCGCGCTGCTCTGGAACGACACCCGGTCCGCGCAGGCCGCGGTCGACCTGATCGACGAGCTGGGCGGCGCGCAACAGTGGACGGACGCGGTCGGCCTGGTGCCGGTCGCCTCGTTCACCGTCACCAAGGTGCGCTGGCTGGCCCGCCACGAGCCGGAGAACGCGGTCCGCACCGCCGCGGTCTGCCTGCCGCACGACTGGCTCACCTGGAAACTGGCCGGTGCGCCCGGCCTGGACGCGCTGTACACCGACCGCAGCGACGCCAGCGGCACCGGTTACTGGTCGGCGGCCACGAACGAGTACCGGCTGGACCTGCTGGAGCGCGCGCTCGGCAAGCCGGCGATCGTCCCGGCCGTCCTTGGCCCCACCGGAACGGCCGGCCACCGGGGGGACGCGCTGCTCGGACCCGGCGCCGGGGACAACGCGGCGGCGGCGTTCGGCGCCGGTGCGCAGCCCGGCGACGTGATCGTCTCGATCGGCACGTCCGGCACCGTCTTCTCGGTGGCGGACGTGCCGGCGAACGACCCGAGCGGCATCGTCGCCGGCTTCGCGGACGTGACCGGCCGGTTCCTGCCGCTGGTCTGCACGCTGAACGCGGCCCGGGTGCTCACCACGGCCGCGACCATGCTCGGCGTCGACGTGGACAAGCTCTCCGACCTGGCACTCGGCGCACCGGCCGGTGCGGACGGCCTGGTGCTGGTGCCCTACCTGGAGGGTGAGCGCACGCCGAACAAGCCGCACGCGTCCGGCGCGGTGCACGGCCTGACGCTGCGCACCGGCACGCCCGGGCACCTGGCCCGCGCCGCGGTCGAGGGCATGCTCTGCGCGCTCGCGGACGGGCTGGACGCGCTGGTCGCGCAGGGCGCCACGGTCAACCGGGTGATCCTGGTCGGCGGCGGTGCCCGGTCCGAGGCGGTCCGCCGGATCGCGCCCGCGGTCTTCGGGCTGCCGGTCGTGGTCCCGCCGCCGGGGGAGTACGTCGCGGACGGCGCCGCCCGCCAGGCCGCCTGGGTCGCGACCGGCCGCGCTCCGGAGTGGGCGGTCACGGACACCCAGGAGTACGGCGGCACGCCCGTCCCGGCGATCCGCGAGCAGTACGCCGCGGCCCGCGAGCTGACCGTCGACCGTCACTAG